The proteins below come from a single Triticum aestivum cultivar Chinese Spring chromosome 5D, IWGSC CS RefSeq v2.1, whole genome shotgun sequence genomic window:
- the LOC123122632 gene encoding uncharacterized protein: MGGDHGGHGPSGGDFRQKVWSMTGGPYCRPVHWRRNTAIAMVGIFLVCIPIAMKSAELEQRPHHPVRPIPSQLWCKNFGKKEY; encoded by the exons ATGGGCGGCGACCATGGCGGCCACGGCCCGAGCGGCGGCGACTTCCGGCAGAAGGTGTGGAGCATGACGGGCGGGCCCTATTGCCGGCCCGTCCACTGGCGCCGCAACACCGCCATCGCCATGGTCGGCATCTTCCTCGTCTGCATCCCCATCGCCATGAAATCCGCCGAGCTCGAG CAACGCCCGCACCACCCAGTCCGGCCAATCCCATCCCAGCTTTGGTGCAAGAACTTTGGCAAGAAGGAGTACTGA